A genomic stretch from Campylobacter lari subsp. concheus includes:
- a CDS encoding agmatine deiminase family protein, with protein sequence MRKSIAEWQKQELLLLSLPHENSDWKPYLEEILQSYEEFVKAVANFQKVLLIAPSEKDFQRFKHIKNVDFFKCDTNDTWIRDFGAIDVCEDDKLIGLDFTFNAWGDKFQSTLDNAVNSKLFAQKLPGKLEKIDFILEGGSIDFNGQGIMLTTSACLLNENRNSHLNKEQIEAKLKEIFGLNQIIWLNHGYIKGDDTDHHIDTLARFINEETIAYCVCKDENDEHYAPLKAMEEELKKTRFDLLELPLPKPLYFEGKRLGATYANFVFVNGGLIVPTYNDENDALVLENLQKTCKDRKVVGVDARVFLRQNGSLHCSCQNRYEGQR encoded by the coding sequence ATGAGAAAAAGCATAGCAGAATGGCAAAAACAAGAGCTACTTTTACTTTCCTTGCCTCATGAAAATAGCGATTGGAAGCCTTATTTAGAAGAGATTTTACAAAGCTATGAAGAATTTGTTAAAGCTGTGGCAAATTTTCAAAAAGTTTTACTTATAGCACCAAGTGAAAAAGACTTTCAAAGATTTAAGCATATAAAAAACGTTGATTTTTTTAAATGCGATACTAATGATACTTGGATTAGAGATTTTGGTGCAATTGATGTATGTGAAGATGATAAACTCATAGGGCTTGATTTTACTTTTAATGCTTGGGGAGATAAATTTCAAAGTACTTTGGATAATGCAGTCAATTCAAAGCTTTTTGCACAAAAATTGCCTGGAAAATTAGAAAAAATTGATTTTATCTTAGAAGGTGGAAGTATTGATTTTAACGGGCAAGGGATAATGCTTACAACGAGTGCTTGTTTGTTAAATGAAAATAGAAATTCACATTTAAATAAAGAGCAAATTGAAGCTAAATTAAAAGAAATTTTTGGTTTAAATCAAATTATATGGTTAAATCATGGCTATATAAAAGGTGATGATACTGATCATCACATAGATACTCTAGCAAGATTTATCAATGAAGAAACTATCGCTTATTGTGTGTGTAAAGATGAAAATGATGAGCATTATGCACCTTTAAAGGCTATGGAAGAGGAGCTGAAAAAAACAAGATTTGATTTATTAGAGCTTCCTTTACCTAAGCCTTTGTATTTTGAAGGTAAAAGGCTTGGTGCTACTTATGCAAATTTTGTTTTTGTTAATGGTGGTTTGATAGTACCAACTTATAATGATGAAAACGATGCTTTGGTATTAGAAAATTTACAAAAAACATGTAAAGATAGAAAAGTAGTAGGGGTTGATGCAAGAGTGTTTTTAAGACAAAATGGTTCTTTGCATTGTTCTTGTCAAAACCGCTATGAAGGTCAAAGATGA
- a CDS encoding MBL fold metallo-hydrolase — MRILKQPCGMYETNCYIIDHNNKQIIIDPGENAYEFIKENTSKPLAILNTHGHYDHVYDNAKVKKVYEIPLFIHKDDAFMLKDPFNYGFEHSNADVLIENENEFSIDEFKFKFHHFPGHTPGCCMIELVGEDVLFSGDFLFYRSIGRWDFPYSDAAKMKESLLKVLAYEKDFRLLPGHGEESTLKEEQKAIPAWLRYFH, encoded by the coding sequence ATGCGTATTTTAAAACAACCATGCGGAATGTATGAAACAAATTGTTATATTATAGATCACAATAATAAGCAAATCATCATCGATCCAGGTGAAAATGCTTATGAGTTTATTAAAGAAAATACAAGCAAACCTTTGGCTATTTTAAATACTCATGGTCATTACGATCATGTTTATGATAATGCTAAAGTTAAAAAGGTTTATGAAATTCCACTTTTTATCCATAAAGATGATGCTTTTATGTTAAAAGATCCTTTTAATTATGGTTTTGAACATTCAAATGCTGATGTGTTGATAGAAAATGAAAATGAATTTAGTATAGATGAGTTTAAGTTTAAATTTCATCATTTCCCAGGGCATACTCCAGGGTGTTGTATGATAGAACTTGTGGGTGAAGATGTGCTTTTTAGTGGAGATTTTTTATTCTATCGTAGTATCGGTAGATGGGACTTTCCTTACTCAGATGCAGCTAAGATGAAAGAGAGTTTATTAAAAGTTTTAGCTTATGAAAAAGATTTTAGATTGCTTCCAGGGCATGGAGAAGAAAGCACTTTAAAAGAAGAACAAAAAGCAATTCCTGCTTGGTTAAGGTATTTTCACTAA
- a CDS encoding NAD+ synthase, which translates to MNYTKLQELLINFIKEQAGDKNLILGLSGGIDSALVAHLCKKAVGEKLFVLLMPTKHSKKENLDDALMLCKDLQIHHKIIYIDEVLCAYEKICQNLTPLRFGNLAARVRMSLLYDYSALHNALVVGTSNKSELMLGYGTIYGDLACAFNPLATLYKSEVFELAKFMGVHENFIQKAPSADLWPNQSDEKDLGYKYKVLDEVLKALENNQSLENFDENLKNLVLERVQNNAFKRKLPTTLENTYDLA; encoded by the coding sequence ATGAATTATACAAAATTACAAGAATTATTGATCAATTTTATAAAAGAACAAGCAGGAGATAAAAATCTCATCTTAGGTTTAAGTGGTGGGATAGATTCAGCTTTAGTAGCTCATCTTTGCAAAAAAGCAGTAGGTGAAAAACTTTTTGTGCTTTTAATGCCTACAAAACATTCTAAAAAAGAAAATTTAGATGATGCATTAATGCTTTGTAAAGATTTGCAAATTCATCACAAGATCATTTATATTGATGAAGTACTTTGTGCTTATGAAAAAATTTGTCAAAACTTAACCCCTTTACGCTTTGGGAATTTAGCCGCAAGAGTGCGTATGAGCTTGCTTTATGATTATTCAGCCTTACATAATGCTTTAGTGGTAGGCACTTCTAATAAAAGCGAGCTTATGCTTGGTTATGGAACTATTTATGGAGATTTAGCTTGCGCTTTTAATCCTTTGGCTACACTTTATAAAAGTGAAGTTTTTGAGCTTGCTAAATTTATGGGTGTGCATGAAAATTTCATACAAAAAGCTCCTAGCGCTGATCTTTGGCCAAATCAAAGCGATGAAAAAGATCTTGGCTATAAATATAAAGTCTTAGATGAAGTTTTAAAAGCTTTAGAAAACAATCAAAGCTTGGAAAATTTTGATGAGAATTTAAAAAATTTAGTCTTAGAGCGTGTGCAAAATAATGCTTTTAAAAGAAAACTTCCAACAACACTAGAGAATACATATGACTTGGCTTGA
- a CDS encoding tetraacyldisaccharide 4'-kinase: MTWLDRYFFKPNFLQKTLAFLLLPFSFLYMIIAILNTKFKKELDFNLPIISIGNLTLGGNGKTPICKAIAAEFENCFIILRGYKRQSKGLIIVKHKDEILCDIKESGDEAMEYALTKHISGVIVSEDRVKGIQKAIELGAKIILLDDAFSKFHIKKLNILLQSKDEPFFNFTLPSGAYRLPKSFAKRADFIAKENEDFVRYSHVKENQKAVLISSIAKPFRLYEHFIKARACYFFADHYTFKKEELEKLLKKYNCDTLMLTFKDYVKVKDFGFKTELIHLDIVLKDSFKQVLQDYIYKFNKKEENVATLNPR, translated from the coding sequence ATGACTTGGCTTGATCGCTATTTTTTTAAACCTAATTTTTTACAAAAAACTCTAGCCTTTTTGCTTTTGCCTTTTAGCTTTTTATATATGATTATAGCTATTTTAAATACTAAATTTAAAAAAGAACTTGATTTTAATTTACCCATTATAAGCATAGGTAATCTAACCCTAGGAGGCAATGGAAAAACTCCTATTTGTAAAGCTATAGCAGCTGAGTTTGAAAATTGTTTTATCATCTTAAGAGGCTATAAAAGACAAAGTAAAGGCTTAATTATCGTTAAACACAAAGATGAAATTTTATGCGATATTAAAGAAAGTGGCGATGAAGCTATGGAGTATGCACTTACAAAGCACATTAGTGGAGTGATAGTAAGCGAAGATAGGGTTAAAGGCATACAAAAAGCTATCGAGCTTGGAGCAAAAATCATACTTTTAGATGATGCTTTTTCTAAATTTCACATTAAAAAGCTTAATATTTTATTGCAAAGTAAAGATGAGCCATTTTTTAATTTTACCCTACCTAGCGGGGCTTATCGTTTGCCAAAATCTTTTGCTAAAAGGGCTGATTTTATAGCTAAAGAAAATGAAGACTTTGTGCGTTATTCTCATGTAAAAGAAAATCAAAAAGCAGTTTTAATAAGCTCTATTGCAAAGCCTTTTAGATTATATGAGCATTTTATCAAAGCTAGGGCTTGCTATTTTTTTGCCGATCATTATACTTTCAAAAAAGAAGAATTAGAAAAACTTTTAAAAAAATACAATTGCGACACCTTGATGCTAACCTTTAAAGACTATGTGAAAGTAAAAGATTTTGGCTTTAAAACTGAACTTATTCATCTTGATATTGTTTTAAAAGATAGCTTTAAACAAGTTTTGCAAGATTATATTTATAAATTTAACAAAAAGGAAGAAAATGTTGCTACACTCAACCCAAGATAA
- the thrC gene encoding threonine synthase, translating into MLLHSTQDKNHQVSFSKALLSPSAPNNALYAPLNLPKLNNDALKNLSYKELALKIIAAFDFDLELEVFKKALKTYESFDDKTCPVHLRKINDKLYINELFHGPTRAFKDMALQPFGVLLEHLKKDDDFLIMCATSGDTGPATLKSFENKKGIKVVCIYPNEGTSKTQALQMTHSNASNLKSIAIEGNFDDAQNALKALLNDEDFKNTLKEEKLSLSAANSVNFGRILFQIIYHYYASLKIDKTIDIIIPSGNFGDALGAYYAKKIGANIGKIKIASNSNNILSEFFNTGKYDLRNKSLQKTISPAMDILISSNIERLLFDKFKDERTKELMQALKNEKYYELSQKELELLQEDFEADFCNDDECMQYIKQYSHLGLLDPHTCTCFKMLDSNTTTLITSTAQWSKFTPSMYQAIYNKECQDEQACMQELAKEFKQEIHPNIASLFTSTQKQNQVCKLENLKQTIIEWIKQ; encoded by the coding sequence ATGTTGCTACACTCAACCCAAGATAAAAACCATCAAGTAAGCTTTTCAAAAGCCTTGCTTAGCCCTAGTGCACCTAATAATGCTTTATATGCACCACTTAATCTACCAAAGCTTAACAATGATGCTTTAAAAAATTTAAGCTACAAAGAATTAGCCTTAAAAATCATCGCAGCTTTTGATTTTGATTTAGAGCTTGAAGTTTTTAAAAAAGCTTTAAAAACTTATGAGAGTTTTGATGATAAAACCTGCCCTGTTCATTTAAGAAAAATTAATGATAAGCTTTATATTAATGAATTATTCCATGGACCAACAAGAGCTTTTAAAGATATGGCCTTACAGCCTTTTGGTGTGCTTTTAGAACACTTAAAAAAAGATGATGATTTTTTAATCATGTGTGCTACAAGTGGTGATACAGGGCCTGCTACGCTAAAAAGCTTTGAAAATAAAAAAGGCATAAAAGTGGTTTGTATTTACCCAAATGAAGGCACAAGTAAAACTCAAGCTTTACAAATGACACATTCAAATGCAAGCAATTTAAAATCCATAGCCATCGAAGGTAATTTTGATGATGCGCAAAATGCCCTAAAAGCGCTTTTAAATGATGAGGATTTTAAAAATACTTTAAAAGAAGAAAAGTTAAGTCTAAGTGCTGCAAATTCAGTTAATTTTGGAAGAATACTTTTTCAAATCATCTATCATTACTATGCTAGTTTAAAAATTGATAAAACAATAGATATTATCATTCCAAGTGGAAATTTTGGTGATGCTTTGGGAGCTTATTATGCTAAAAAAATAGGAGCAAATATAGGTAAAATTAAAATTGCTTCCAATTCAAACAATATCTTAAGTGAGTTTTTTAATACAGGCAAATATGATTTAAGAAATAAAAGCTTACAAAAGACTATTTCTCCTGCTATGGATATACTTATATCATCAAATATAGAACGCTTGCTTTTTGATAAATTTAAAGATGAACGCACCAAAGAGTTAATGCAGGCTTTAAAGAATGAAAAATATTATGAGCTTAGCCAAAAAGAGCTAGAGCTTTTACAAGAAGACTTTGAAGCTGATTTTTGTAATGATGATGAGTGTATGCAATATATCAAACAATACAGCCACTTAGGACTTTTAGACCCTCATACTTGCACTTGCTTTAAAATGCTTGATTCTAACACTACTACGCTTATCACTTCCACAGCACAATGGAGTAAATTTACCCCAAGTATGTATCAAGCAATTTATAACAAAGAATGCCAAGATGAACAAGCTTGCATGCAAGAACTTGCAAAAGAATTTAAGCAAGAAATTCATCCAAATATCGCAAGCTTATTTACAAGCACACAAAAGCAAAATCAAGTTTGCAAACTTGAAAATCTAAAACAAACTATTATAGAATGGATAAAACAATGA
- the kdsB gene encoding 3-deoxy-manno-octulosonate cytidylyltransferase yields MIIIPARLKSSRFENKILCEIDNLPMFIYTAKKMQEVDEVCVALDDEEVLKITQKHNVKAVLTSKNHESGTDRINEACQILKLNENELIINVQADEPFIETQNIKDFKEFSQKAFEDELCFMSSCYKEVDAKACNDPNLVKVVTDSNNYALYFSRSKIPYERVNYKQNFKAHLGIYAYRVKNLQEFCTLKNSALEECEKLEQLRALENGKKIKMLKIQSQSIGIDTKEDYEKALAKFGVKK; encoded by the coding sequence ATGATAATCATACCAGCAAGATTAAAATCAAGTCGTTTTGAAAATAAAATTTTATGCGAGATTGATAATTTACCTATGTTTATTTATACAGCTAAAAAAATGCAAGAAGTTGATGAAGTGTGCGTCGCACTTGATGATGAAGAGGTTTTAAAAATAACACAAAAACATAATGTAAAAGCAGTTTTAACAAGTAAAAATCACGAAAGTGGCACTGATAGGATCAACGAAGCTTGTCAAATTTTAAAACTAAATGAAAATGAGCTAATCATCAATGTCCAAGCCGATGAGCCTTTTATAGAAACACAAAATATTAAGGATTTTAAAGAATTTAGCCAAAAAGCTTTTGAAGATGAGCTTTGTTTTATGAGTAGTTGCTACAAAGAAGTAGATGCAAAAGCTTGTAATGATCCAAATTTGGTTAAAGTAGTTACCGATAGTAATAATTATGCTTTGTATTTTTCAAGATCTAAAATTCCTTATGAAAGGGTAAATTATAAACAAAATTTTAAAGCCCACCTTGGAATTTATGCATATAGGGTTAAAAATTTACAAGAATTTTGTACTTTGAAAAACTCAGCTTTGGAAGAATGTGAAAAATTAGAACAATTAAGAGCCCTAGAAAATGGTAAAAAAATCAAAATGTTAAAAATACAAAGTCAAAGCATAGGTATAGATACAAAAGAAGATTATGAGAAAGCTTTAGCTAAATTTGGAGTTAAAAAATGA
- a CDS encoding transporter substrate-binding domain-containing protein produces MKKILFLLSLFFTIHAKELIVGMELAYPPFEMSDTKGNPSGISVEFLQTFAKEKNYDLKIQNIAWDGLIPALRTQKIDLIMSSMSISEQRKKVIDFTLPYAKANLAILSAKNSNINSIEDLNQKGKILALKRGSSAHLYAQKNLKNAKILVFDKENAAILEVIQAKADAFIYDQMSIYKAWKKHPEQTKAIFTPFEKTPEQWAIALNKNNTKLKEELNEFILKSKENGLFDKLSQKYLKDMQEVFKEQKLEFFF; encoded by the coding sequence ATGAAAAAAATACTTTTTTTACTAAGCTTGTTTTTTACAATCCATGCAAAAGAATTAATCGTAGGTATGGAGTTAGCTTACCCTCCTTTTGAAATGAGTGATACTAAAGGTAATCCAAGCGGCATTAGTGTAGAGTTTTTACAAACCTTTGCTAAAGAAAAAAACTATGATTTAAAAATTCAAAACATAGCTTGGGATGGACTTATACCTGCTTTAAGAACTCAAAAAATAGATCTAATCATGTCTTCTATGAGCATAAGCGAGCAAAGAAAAAAAGTAATAGATTTTACCTTGCCTTATGCTAAGGCAAATTTAGCGATATTAAGTGCTAAAAATTCAAATATTAATTCCATAGAAGATTTAAATCAAAAAGGGAAAATCCTTGCTTTAAAAAGAGGTTCAAGTGCGCATTTATATGCTCAAAAAAATCTTAAAAATGCAAAAATCTTAGTATTTGATAAAGAAAATGCAGCCATTTTAGAAGTCATTCAAGCTAAAGCTGATGCTTTTATTTATGATCAAATGAGTATTTATAAAGCATGGAAAAAACATCCTGAGCAAACAAAAGCTATTTTTACCCCTTTTGAAAAAACACCTGAGCAATGGGCCATAGCTTTAAATAAAAACAATACCAAATTAAAAGAAGAACTCAATGAGTTTATTTTAAAATCTAAAGAAAATGGTCTTTTTGATAAACTAAGTCAAAAATACCTCAAAGATATGCAAGAAGTTTTCAAAGAACAAAAACTTGAGTTTTTCTTTTAA
- a CDS encoding amino acid ABC transporter permease, which translates to MVNAFLLVFLLFLFFYLSFLSASYNFDFMAIYEYKDKMMQGFFTSFFISILSLIVGVIFALILCYMSLCKIVLFNMFARVFIELVRGTPLLVQILLIYYIFADNLGLDNRYVCGVLILALFASAYICEIFRAGILSVDKMQYESAKALGLSEFEIYKSVIFPQALKNILAPLSGQLSNLIKDSSLLSVIAISELTQNAQEINAFTFSTLEIYIPLALCYLVLTLPISMFSRKLEKSFS; encoded by the coding sequence ATGGTTAATGCTTTTTTGTTGGTTTTTTTATTGTTTTTATTTTTTTATTTATCTTTTTTAAGTGCTAGTTATAATTTTGATTTTATGGCAATTTATGAATATAAAGACAAAATGATGCAAGGCTTTTTTACGAGTTTTTTTATTAGTATTTTGTCTTTGATTGTAGGTGTGATTTTTGCTTTGATTTTATGCTATATGAGTCTTTGTAAAATTGTACTTTTTAATATGTTTGCAAGAGTTTTTATAGAACTTGTTAGAGGTACACCTTTACTAGTGCAAATTTTATTGATTTATTATATTTTTGCGGATAATTTAGGGCTTGATAATCGTTATGTTTGCGGAGTTTTGATTTTAGCTTTATTTGCTAGTGCTTATATTTGTGAGATATTTAGAGCAGGAATTTTAAGTGTCGATAAAATGCAATATGAAAGTGCTAAAGCTTTGGGTTTAAGTGAGTTTGAAATTTATAAAAGCGTTATTTTCCCCCAAGCTTTAAAAAATATCTTAGCACCACTAAGCGGACAGCTTAGTAATTTAATTAAAGATAGCTCTCTTTTAAGTGTTATAGCTATTTCAGAATTAACACAAAATGCTCAAGAAATCAATGCTTTTACCTTTTCTACTTTAGAAATTTATATTCCTTTGGCACTTTGCTATTTGGTTTTAACTTTACCTATTTCTATGTTCTCAAGAAAGCTTGAAAAGAGTTTTTCTTAA
- the dsbD gene encoding protein-disulfide reductase DsbD — MRFLAVFFIFLNLAFANNGVLSLNEAFKLNTHSNNQGIFLKINLADRIYLYKDQVKVELDSNDITSLLNFPQTQTRENKEVIFSQLELFIPQLLLDDFVKNNKAKLSLAYQGCSEEGLCYRPVYVNYELNKQNGIYAIKSTKDQFKKQNEDEQIANDLSTQNIFITLLTFFGYGLLLALTPCILPMIPILSSLIAMKLKDKPSKKYSFYLSFIYVFFMSLAYAIAGALVGLAGANVQGLLQQPWIIITFAAIFVLLSLSMFGLYELQLPLKFQNFINKKIEGKNGVFGIAIMGFLSALIVGPCVAAPLAGALLYITNSGDVFLGGLSLFVMSFGMGMPLFLIGLGGSFLKSGAWMLKIKIFFGFIMLIMAVWMLERILSANVILMLYGLIGVFFASFMGLFDEAKTNFDKFKKASMILILAYSLSLILGGSMGSKSLLKPLEFNLASKENNSSLSFKTIKNLKELKQELQNSTKPVMLEFTATWCENCKLLEEYTFTDTKVQNLLANYTLLKADVTHNSQEDLALMKEFGVFGPPVMIFFNKGEEKGRIIGYVDANDFLSKVS; from the coding sequence ATGCGTTTTTTAGCGGTATTTTTTATTTTTTTAAATTTAGCTTTTGCTAATAATGGAGTATTATCACTCAATGAAGCTTTTAAACTCAATACCCACAGCAATAATCAAGGAATTTTCTTAAAAATCAATCTTGCAGATAGAATTTATCTTTACAAAGATCAAGTCAAAGTAGAATTAGATTCAAATGACATTACTTCTTTATTAAATTTCCCACAAACTCAAACTAGAGAGAACAAAGAAGTAATCTTTAGCCAACTTGAACTTTTTATACCTCAATTATTATTAGATGATTTTGTTAAAAACAACAAAGCAAAACTTTCCTTAGCTTATCAGGGTTGCTCAGAAGAAGGTTTATGCTATCGTCCTGTATATGTAAATTATGAACTTAATAAACAAAATGGAATTTATGCTATAAAATCCACTAAAGATCAATTTAAAAAACAAAACGAAGATGAGCAAATTGCTAATGATTTAAGCACACAAAATATATTTATCACGCTTTTAACTTTCTTTGGATATGGTTTATTATTAGCACTTACTCCTTGTATTTTACCAATGATACCTATTCTTTCATCATTAATCGCAATGAAACTCAAAGATAAACCATCTAAAAAATACAGCTTTTATTTATCTTTTATCTATGTCTTTTTTATGTCTTTAGCTTATGCTATAGCAGGTGCTTTAGTAGGTCTTGCAGGGGCTAATGTACAAGGTTTATTACAACAACCTTGGATTATCATTACTTTTGCAGCCATCTTTGTATTGCTCTCACTTTCTATGTTTGGCCTTTATGAATTACAACTGCCACTTAAATTTCAAAATTTTATTAATAAAAAAATAGAAGGTAAAAACGGAGTTTTTGGTATAGCTATCATGGGCTTTTTATCAGCTCTTATTGTAGGACCTTGCGTGGCTGCACCTTTAGCAGGGGCTTTGCTTTACATTACTAATAGTGGTGATGTATTTTTAGGAGGACTTTCTTTATTTGTGATGAGTTTTGGTATGGGCATGCCTTTATTTTTAATAGGACTTGGAGGAAGTTTTTTAAAAAGCGGAGCTTGGATGCTTAAAATAAAGATTTTCTTTGGTTTTATCATGCTTATCATGGCAGTTTGGATGCTAGAAAGAATACTTAGTGCAAATGTCATTTTAATGCTTTATGGGCTTATAGGGGTATTTTTTGCTAGCTTTATGGGTTTATTTGATGAAGCAAAAACTAATTTTGATAAATTTAAAAAAGCAAGTATGATTTTAATTTTAGCCTATAGTTTAAGTTTAATTTTAGGTGGCTCAATGGGTTCAAAAAGCTTGCTAAAACCTCTTGAGTTTAACCTTGCTTCAAAAGAAAATAACTCTAGTTTAAGTTTTAAAACCATTAAAAACTTAAAAGAACTTAAGCAAGAATTACAAAATTCTACCAAACCAGTCATGCTTGAATTTACAGCTACTTGGTGTGAAAACTGCAAACTTTTAGAGGAATATACTTTTACAGATACGAAAGTACAAAATTTGCTTGCTAATTACACACTTTTAAAAGCAGATGTGACACATAATAGCCAAGAAGATTTAGCTCTTATGAAAGAATTTGGAGTTTTTGGGCCTCCTGTGATGATATTTTTTAACAAAGGCGAGGAAAAAGGACGTATTATAGGCTATGTAGATGCAAATGATTTTTTAAGTAAAGTTTCTTGA
- a CDS encoding MOSC domain-containing protein codes for MSFIKSLQIGKIKNYNKFHSAFIKDIYLNSLQIYTDYILDNEIADKIHHGDLEKVVFANSVQNYTLWNNYLNQYLNFGEMGENLSINGLNENNVCCGDIHEIGTCILQVSQPRKPCFKISSIHNHLNFTQEIFKSGRNGWYYRVLKEGIINKNDKIKILQKDETNLSIMELNQLFSNPFKNSNSLEKLEKISTLAKGWKESIQARLNHTYDDSYMFI; via the coding sequence ATGAGCTTTATTAAATCTTTGCAAATTGGCAAAATCAAAAACTATAATAAATTTCATTCAGCATTTATCAAGGATATTTATTTAAATTCTTTGCAAATTTATACAGATTATATTCTTGATAATGAAATAGCTGATAAAATTCATCATGGAGATTTAGAAAAAGTTGTTTTTGCAAATAGTGTGCAAAACTATACTTTATGGAATAATTATTTAAATCAATACTTAAATTTTGGGGAAATGGGAGAGAATTTAAGTATTAATGGTTTAAATGAAAATAATGTTTGTTGTGGGGATATACATGAGATAGGTACTTGTATTTTACAAGTAAGTCAACCGCGCAAGCCTTGTTTTAAAATTTCTAGCATACACAATCACTTAAATTTCACTCAAGAAATTTTCAAAAGCGGAAGAAATGGATGGTACTATAGAGTCTTGAAAGAAGGTATAATAAACAAAAATGACAAAATCAAAATCTTACAAAAAGATGAAACTAATTTAAGTATTATGGAGTTAAATCAATTATTTTCTAATCCTTTTAAAAATTCAAATTCTTTAGAAAAATTAGAAAAAATTTCCACCCTAGCAAAAGGATGGAAAGAGAGTATTCAGGCTAGATTAAATCATACTTATGATGATTCTTATATGTTTATTTAA
- a CDS encoding NAD(P)/FAD-dependent oxidoreductase has protein sequence MQKKKILFLGAGYATLSAIKALPDEFFEKAQVSLINNNSYHYHTILLHKVASNEDIYSSKYDLLPLLNPKINFIQDEVLKISKDKVFTKNNEFDFDILVCGLGFAKETFSIKGMQEYALSIDNYENALKINEIIYEKIKNYKTTQNEDDLKITVCGGGLSGVEFVASLAKELKIFCQKEQIAYEKLELSIIEAMDQILPMFDKSLALKARQRLEALGVKVYEKSKIIECEKNGIRLDKGEFVKASTIIWTAGVRGNSVIENSSDFPSARSRIEVDAFMHPLNVENPSKYFFIGDNSLFKNPKTSTPYPPTAQLALREGAYVAKALMAMIDEKEFKQEFSFVSGNTVCSIGNDYAVGTVLHKPISGFLAIKLKIFIEKLWQYQLIGIKGFFK, from the coding sequence ATGCAAAAAAAGAAAATTTTGTTTTTAGGTGCAGGATATGCTACTTTATCGGCTATAAAAGCCTTACCTGATGAGTTTTTTGAAAAAGCACAAGTGAGTTTGATTAATAACAATTCTTATCATTATCATACTATTTTACTACATAAAGTAGCTTCTAATGAAGATATTTATAGTTCAAAATATGATCTTTTACCTTTATTAAATCCAAAAATCAACTTTATCCAAGATGAAGTTTTAAAAATTTCTAAAGACAAAGTTTTTACTAAAAATAATGAATTTGACTTTGATATTTTAGTATGTGGGCTTGGTTTTGCTAAAGAAACTTTTAGTATTAAAGGTATGCAAGAATATGCTTTGAGTATAGATAATTATGAAAATGCTTTAAAGATTAATGAAATAATATATGAGAAAATAAAAAATTATAAAACTACCCAAAATGAAGATGATTTAAAAATCACAGTTTGTGGCGGGGGTTTAAGTGGAGTTGAATTTGTAGCTTCTTTAGCTAAAGAGCTTAAAATTTTTTGCCAAAAAGAACAAATTGCTTATGAGAAATTAGAACTTTCTATTATTGAGGCTATGGATCAAATTTTACCTATGTTTGATAAAAGTTTGGCTTTAAAAGCAAGGCAAAGGCTAGAAGCACTTGGTGTGAAAGTATATGAAAAATCTAAAATCATAGAATGTGAAAAAAATGGTATAAGACTTGATAAGGGAGAATTTGTTAAAGCTAGTACTATCATTTGGACTGCAGGGGTTAGAGGCAATAGCGTTATAGAAAATAGCTCAGACTTTCCAAGTGCAAGATCGCGTATAGAAGTAGATGCTTTCATGCATCCTTTAAATGTTGAAAATCCATCAAAATACTTTTTTATAGGTGATAATAGTTTATTTAAAAATCCTAAAACCAGCACTCCTTATCCTCCAACAGCCCAGCTTGCATTAAGAGAAGGAGCTTATGTAGCTAAAGCTTTAATGGCTATGATTGATGAGAAGGAATTCAAGCAAGAATTTTCTTTTGTGAGTGGAAATACCGTTTGTTCAATCGGAAATGATTATGCAGTTGGCACAGTTTTACATAAGCCAATTAGTGGTTTTTTAGCAATAAAACTTAAAATTTTTATAGAAAAATTATGGCAGTATCAGCTTATAGGGATAAAAGGATTTTTTAAATAA